The window AGTCCCTTAACAATAGATGCTTGTGGTCAGACAATCCAAGGCAATACCAGCGCATGCAGCGTTGCCGTGAGCGTCATGGCCATTGCCGCATAAGCCGATTGTTGTGGCCCTAACTCCAATGCACGACTGGTGCCAATTGCGTGGGCACAGATGCCCAGTGTCAGACCCAGTGTCTGGGGTTCATCCATGCGCAGCAGTTTCAGCAGGGGTGGAATCATCAGTGCTCCGAGAATACCGGTAACGATAACAAAAGCAGAGGCCAGTGCACTGATACCACCAACCTGCTCACTGATGGCGACGGCAACCGGCGTGGTAATGGATTTCGCACTGATTGTGCGGGTGATGGCGTCATCGCCAATCCAGAAGTGTGCCAGCAACACCGCACAGGCTACGGTGGTGCCACTGCCCAGAGTAACGGCCAGTGCGATACGCAGCCATTGTTTACGCATGGTATGAATAAACTGATACAGCGGCACCGCCAGCATAACCACCACCGGTCCCAGCATCTGATGCAGGTAATCGCCACCCTGCATGTAGGTAACGTAAGAGACGCCGCTTAATTCCAGACAGGAAACGACCAGAACAATCCCGGTCAGAATCGGTGGGATAAAGGCATTGTTACCTGTGCG of the Thalassolituus hydrocarboniclasticus genome contains:
- a CDS encoding LrgB family protein, coding for MTQLLSLPLFWAALTIAAFLAGQQLYRRTGNNAFIPPILTGIVLVVSCLELSGVSYVTYMQGGDYLHQMLGPVVVMLAVPLYQFIHTMRKQWLRIALAVTLGSGTTVACAVLLAHFWIGDDAITRTISAKSITTPVAVAISEQVGGISALASAFVIVTGILGALMIPPLLKLLRMDEPQTLGLTLGICAHAIGTSRALELGPQQSAYAAMAMTLTATLHALVLPWIV